The sequence below is a genomic window from Nitrospinota bacterium.
GCTTGCCGCCATCGAGGCCGGCGCGGACGGTTTGCGCCTCAACCCGGGCAACATCGGCCACCGCGACAGGGTGGAGGCGGTGGTAAAAGCGGCGATGGAGCGCAAGATTCCGATCCGCATCGGCGTGAACGCCGGGAGCATCGGCAAGGAGATGCTGGCGAAGCACGGCGGCCACCCCACCACCGAAGCGATGGTGGAAAGCGCCATGGAACACGTGCATATATTGGAAGACCTGAACTTCGACCTCATCAAGATAAGCATCAAGGCATCCGACGTGCCCAAGACGGTGGCGGCGTACCGCGCCCTGAGCGAGAAGGTGGATTACCCGCTGCACGTCGGCATCAGCGAGGCGGGCACGCTGTTCAGCGGCACCATCAAAAGCTCCGTCGGCGTCGGCATCCTCCTTAACGAGGGGATCGGCGATACCATCCGCATCTCCCTCACCGCCGACCCGGTGGAAGAGGTGAAGGTGGCCTACGAAATCCTGAAAAGCCTGCACCTGCGCCAGCTCACGCCCGACATCATAAGCTGCCCCACCTGCGGGCGGTGCGAGATAGACCTGCTGGGCATGGCGGCGAAAGCCGAGGAAGAACTGCGCAAAATAAAAAAACCGATCAAAGTGGCTATCATGGGGTGCGTGGTGAACGGCCCCGGCGAGGCGCGCGAGGCCGATATCGGCATCGCGGGGGGCCACGGCGAAGGGCTGATATTCAAGAACGGCAAAATTCTAAGGAAAGTCGACGAGGCGCACCTGTTCAGCGCCCTGATGGAGGAGATCAAAAAGCTATGAGACTGACCCGCTACTTTATACCGACGGTGAAAGAGGTTCCCTCCGAGGCGGAGTGCGCCAGCCACCAGTTGATGATCCGCGCCGGGATGATACGCAAGATCGCCGCCGGGGTGTACGACCTGCTGCCGCTGGGCCTGCGCGCCATACGCAACGTGGAGAACATCGTGCGCCAGGAGATGAACCGCGCCGGAGGGCTGGAAACCTTCCTCCCCAGCATGATACCGGCCGAGCTGTGGCAGGAAACCGGCCGCTGGCAGTTCTACGGCAAGGAACTGCTGCGGATAAAAGACCGGCACGACCACGAATTCTGCTACGGCCCCACCCACGAAGAGGTGATGACCGACATCGTCCGCCGCGAAGTGAAGAGCTACAAGCAGCTTCCGCTCACCCTCTATCAAATCCAGACGAAGTTCCGCGACGAGATACGCCCCCGCTTCGGCATGATGCGGGCGCGCGAATTCATGATGAAGGACGCCTACAGCTTCCACGCGGACGAAGACGACGCCGCGAAAGGGTACGAGCGGATGTTCAAGGCGTATGAGGCGGTCTTCAAGCGCGCCGGGCTGAAATTCCGCGCGGTGGAGGCGGATACCGGCAACATCGGCGGCAGCAGCAGCCATGAGTTCATGGTGCTGGCCGATACCGGCGAGGACACCATCGTCAGTTGCCCCGCGTGCAGCTACGCCAGCAACGTGGAAAAGGCCGACGTGCCGCCAGCCGCGCCGCACGCCGCCGCCACGCCGGAGCCGATGGCCGAGGTGGCTACGCCGGACCAGCGGACCATCGACGAGGTATCGGCGTTCCTCAAGCGCCCCGCCGCCAGCTTCATCAAGACGCTCATCTATACGCTGGACGGCAAGGAACAGGTATGCGTTCTGGCGCGCGGCGATCACGAGGTGAACGAGCACAAGCTCAAGCGCATCCTCGACGCCGTCACGCTGGAACTGGCCGCCCCCGAAGCGGTGCAAAAAATATCCGGCGCGCAGCCCGGCTTTGTCGGCCCGCAGGGCCTCAAAGTCCGCATATTGGCCGACAACGCGGTACGCGGCATGGCAAACGCCGTGACCGGCGCGAACAAAGACGGCTATCACGTCGTCGGCGTGAACGAAGGGCGCGATTTCAAGGCCGCCGCGTATCACGACCTGCGCAACGTGAAACCCGGCGACCGCTGCCCCCGCTGCCACAACGCCGATCTGGAATTCCACCGGGGGATAGAGGTGGGGCACGTCTTCCGCCTCGGCACGAAGTACAGCAAGGCGATGCGGGCGGTCTACCTTGATAACAACGGCAAGGAGCAGACGATGGTGATGGGCACCTACGGCATCGGCATCGGCCGCGTGGCCGCCGCCGCCATCGAGCAAAGCCACGACGCCAACGGCATCATCTGGCCGTGGGGTTTGGCCCCCTTCCAGGTCGCCGTGCTGCCGCTGAACGTGGCCAAGCCGGATATCGCCGGCGCCGCCGCGAAGATAGAAGAGGAACTGGAGGCCGAGGGCTACAGCGTGCTGCACGACGACCGCGACGAGCGCGCGGGCTTCAAGTTCAACGACGCCGATCTCGTCGGCTATCCCATACAGGTGATCGTGGGGGACAAGGGGCTGAAGAACGGCGAAGTGGAATTGAAGATACGCAAGACCGGCGAACGGCTGAACGTGAAGCTGGACGGCCTGAAGGAAAAACTGCGCGAAACCGCCGCCCTCCTGGCGGCGGGCTGACCCCCGCCTTGGATAGGTACCGCAGGATTTATCCTGCGGTTGACCCCCTTAGGGGCAAGCTTTTTTGGCCCTTGTGGGCCAACAACAGGATAAATCCTGTTGTACCGCCGCTTCTCGGCCCCTTGGGGTATATAACTGCGGGGCAAAAACGGTAAACTGTTGACACCCCCTTAAAATGGCGGTTAAACTGTGCATTGACCTGTCAAATTATTTCCTGAGGAGGAACGATGTCGGATTTTAAGACCCTGCTTGCAGTGGGCGATATGGTGCAGCCCGGCGTGGTGACCATTTCCGCCACCCAGACCGTGAAAAGCGGCGCCATCACCATGGCTGAAAAAAACACCGGCTCGCTGCTGGTGATCGACGGCGGCGGCAAGCTCATCGGCATCGTAACCGAGGGCGACATCGTCCGCCGCGCCGTCGGCAAGGGGCTGGATGTTTCCGTTTCCACCATCGCCGACATCATGAGCCCGGATCCGGTCTCCATCAATCACGACGAATCCATTTTCGAGGCGCGCAATACCATGACCGCGAAAAAGCTGGGACACCTGATTGTGGTGAAAGACGGCAAACCGCTGGGGGTGCTCACCTCGCAGGCCGTGCTCGGCGCGTAATTCCCCTTTTTGTTTTACCCGGCGTTTTGGGTAATATTAAGGTCATTATGAAAAAGCTGATAGCGCCGCTCGCCTTCGCCGCAGCCCTTTCCGCGTGCTCCCTCGAGGGGGACATCCTGAAGCTGCCCGAAGGATGGCGTCTGCCGAACCGGCAACAGGCGACCGAGACGTGGCGCAACGGCATTCCGGGCCGCGGCCTCAGCGTCACCGCCGATTTCGACGGCAACGGCAAGCCGGATCTCGCCTATCTGCTGGAAAACGAAAAGGACGCCACGCTGGGCGTCTGGGTTTACATGAACGGCGATAAACGGAGCGGACAGCTCATCGAACGCGGCACGCAGGCCGCCGCGGTGAAAACCTCCGGCATCCGCGAGGCGAAACCGGGCGCTCACGCCACGCCCTGCGGCAAAACGGGGGACTGCGCGCCGGATCAGCCAAAGGAAGCCGTCCTGAAAAATCCCGGCATCGACCTCTTCATCAACCAGGGCGGCCGCCAATTCCTCTACTGGGATGACGCCTCGAAAGGATTTTTGAAATCCCCCATCGCCGGCTAAATCAGTACGGAAAGAGATTCCGGTTTTTCGTTTTCCAGCCGGCGTTGTTCAACGTGGCGTCGGCCACCTTGCCGAACACGCTTGACGGTTCGTCTTTGACGATTTCCCGCAGGCCATCCAGCGCCTTCTCGTCTTCGGAGAGTTTGGCTTCGCTGTCGCTTTTCACAAAGCGGACCCAGCCGCCCATCTTGGCATCGGGATATTTCGCCACCGCCTCCTCGGAGTAATCTATCGCATCGCGGTAAAGCCCGCCGCGGTATGCCGCCTCCATCATCTGGAAGTGGCTGTCCTTCTGGTAGAAGCCGTCCACCCGGTCAAGATAGGGCTGGTAGCGCTCGATGGCCGCCTTGAAGTATTTGATGGCCCCGGAGAAATTCTTTTCCTGTTTGGACGCGATACCCGCGCGATAGGCGGTATAGCTGGCGAGCAGCCCCTTCCCCGCGGAAACGTCCAGTCCGGCGCGATAGGCGGCGATGGCGCGGGGGCGGTCTTCCCGCTGGGCGTAGATGTCCCCCAGTATTTGCAAGGCGTACGGCGCGTATGCCGATTTCGCGTAGCCGTTCATGAACGGGGCCAGCTCGGCGGCCGCGCCCGCGCCATCGTCGATGGCGGCCAGCGCGCGCCCTTTGCCGAACGCGATCCGCGGGAGGCGTTCCCCCTTCAGCAGTTCTTCGGCGCGGCGGTACTTCTCATATGAGCGGCCATACAACCCCATCCCGTAATAAGCGTCCGCCACGTTCATCAGGATTTCGGTGTCTTTGACATCGGCGAAGAAGGGGTCGAAGTTGCCGTAGTAGGTGTACAACACCGCGAAGTTGCCGTCCTGCCGGTGGAAGTTGTTCACCATCTCGAACAGGTTCTCCTTAACGAGGTCAACCACCGGCGGGGTGGCGGCCAATGCCGGATATGTGCGCATAAACCCTTGCAGGGTGACGATTGATTCGATGTGGCGCTTGTTGCGGTGATAGAGCTTCGCCTTCTGGAACATCGCCTCCTGGGCGTAATCCCAGTCGGGGTGTTTTTTGATCACGTCGTTATAGGCGGCCAACGGATCAAAATAGTCGGGATACGGCGTCAGGGTTGCTTCCGCGGGGGTGATCACTTTGTGCTCCGCCTGCCCCAATGCCGCCAGCCGCAGGCGCGATTCCACCCCGGCCGGCTGGTCGGGCCAGGCGCGCGCCTGGATGTTCAGCAGCTTCACCGCGACGGCGGTTTTCCCATCCGCAAGGTAAATGTCGGCCAGCTTGTTCACGGCGTTGAGGCCGTGGGCGTTGGCCGGGTAAAGGTTGGCCAGTTCGGCGAAGAGGCCGCGCGCCTTGTCGCGCTTTTCCAGCCGGTAATTCGTGTCGGCATAGCGGTAAAAGGTCTGCGGGTTCTGCTTTATGAAGCTGGGCCAGCGCTTGTCGGCGCCCTCGAATACCTTGAGCGCCTGCTCGTATTGCCCGCGGAGGTAGTAGGCTTCGGCGATCTGGAACTTGGCGTCCCGCACCTCCTGCGTGGCGGGGTACAGCAGCAATATCTTCTCCAGTTCGTTGTACGCTTCGTACTAGAGTTTGCGGTCCACGTAAATGCGGGCGCGCCCCAGCAGCGCGCGCTGGGTAAACTTGCTGTGCGGGAACTTGTCAAAAATCCCCTGATAGATGGCCAGCGCCTCGATATCCATATCCTGGTTGTAATACAGGTCCCCCAGGCGGAGGCTGGAGCGGGGAACCGCGTCGCTGTCCGGGTACTTCGACATCGCGGCGCGAAACGCATCAATGGCGCGTGCGGCGTATTTCCGCTCCTTCGCGGTAAGCATATAGAGCGTTTCCGCGTACATGAACATCGCTTTTTCCATGTAGACCGACTTGGTGTAATTGTCCATGAAGTACTCCAGGTCGTCGCGGGCCATCTTCCAGTCCGCCTTCTGCATGTCCAGCACGGCCTTCTGGAACGCCTCGCGGCCCGATTCCTTTTCCATCTTCTGCGATTTTTTCGCCATCTCCGCGTCGCGCTTGGCCTTGGCCGCCCGCTCCTCCGGCGTGGAGGTATCGGACATCAGCGCCACCAGCTCGGTCCGCTGCCTGAAGCGGAAGGTGAGCGTCTTGCCGTCCGGCGAGAGGGAATGCGAAATGGCGTTTTTGATGTCCTTGAGCTGGATGGCGGCGACGGTATTTCCCTTCGTCAGCTTGAAGGTGATGTTTTTTATGCGGTAGTCCTCAAACGTCTTGTAGTCGAGGGTGGGGCCAAACGTGGCCTGGTGGAAAATGATGTTGATGGTTTTTTTATCCAGTTGCGGATC
It includes:
- a CDS encoding CBS domain-containing protein, whose amino-acid sequence is MSDFKTLLAVGDMVQPGVVTISATQTVKSGAITMAEKNTGSLLVIDGGGKLIGIVTEGDIVRRAVGKGLDVSVSTIADIMSPDPVSINHDESIFEARNTMTAKKLGHLIVVKDGKPLGVLTSQAVLGA
- a CDS encoding tetratricopeptide repeat protein, which codes for MLLYPATQEVRDAKFQIAEAYYLRGQYEQALKVFEGADKRWPSFIKQNPQTFYRYADTNYRLEKRDKARGLFAELANLYPANAHGLNAVNKLADIYLADGKTAVAVKLLNIQARAWPDQPAGVESRLRLAALGQAEHKVITPAEATLTPYPDYFDPLAAYNDVIKKHPDWDYAQEAMFQKAKLYHRNKRHIESIVTLQGFMRTYPALAATPPVVDLVKENLFEMVNNFHRQDGNFAVLYTYYGNFDPFFADVKDTEILMNVADAYYGMGLYGRSYEKYRRAEELLKGERLPRIAFGKGRALAAIDDGAGAAAELAPFMNGYAKSAYAPYALQILGDIYAQREDRPRAIAAYRAGLDVSAGKGLLASYTAYRAGIASKQEKNFSGAIKYFKAAIERYQPYLDRVDGFYQKDSHFQMMEAAYRGGLYRDAIDYSEEAVAKYPDAKMGGWVRFVKSDSEAKLSEDEKALDGLREIVKDEPSSVFGKVADATLNNAGWKTKNRNLFPY
- a CDS encoding proline--tRNA ligase, with protein sequence MRLTRYFIPTVKEVPSEAECASHQLMIRAGMIRKIAAGVYDLLPLGLRAIRNVENIVRQEMNRAGGLETFLPSMIPAELWQETGRWQFYGKELLRIKDRHDHEFCYGPTHEEVMTDIVRREVKSYKQLPLTLYQIQTKFRDEIRPRFGMMRAREFMMKDAYSFHADEDDAAKGYERMFKAYEAVFKRAGLKFRAVEADTGNIGGSSSHEFMVLADTGEDTIVSCPACSYASNVEKADVPPAAPHAAATPEPMAEVATPDQRTIDEVSAFLKRPAASFIKTLIYTLDGKEQVCVLARGDHEVNEHKLKRILDAVTLELAAPEAVQKISGAQPGFVGPQGLKVRILADNAVRGMANAVTGANKDGYHVVGVNEGRDFKAAAYHDLRNVKPGDRCPRCHNADLEFHRGIEVGHVFRLGTKYSKAMRAVYLDNNGKEQTMVMGTYGIGIGRVAAAAIEQSHDANGIIWPWGLAPFQVAVLPLNVAKPDIAGAAAKIEEELEAEGYSVLHDDRDERAGFKFNDADLVGYPIQVIVGDKGLKNGEVELKIRKTGERLNVKLDGLKEKLRETAALLAAG
- the ispG gene encoding flavodoxin-dependent (E)-4-hydroxy-3-methylbut-2-enyl-diphosphate synthase; this translates as MAKKETKRIYVGGVPIGGGAPVAVQSMGNRNPRDFDAILKQIRDLKEVDCEIVRLAVPDEEAATVFARVKKESLLPLIADIHFDYRLALAAIEAGADGLRLNPGNIGHRDRVEAVVKAAMERKIPIRIGVNAGSIGKEMLAKHGGHPTTEAMVESAMEHVHILEDLNFDLIKISIKASDVPKTVAAYRALSEKVDYPLHVGISEAGTLFSGTIKSSVGVGILLNEGIGDTIRISLTADPVEEVKVAYEILKSLHLRQLTPDIISCPTCGRCEIDLLGMAAKAEEELRKIKKPIKVAIMGCVVNGPGEAREADIGIAGGHGEGLIFKNGKILRKVDEAHLFSALMEEIKKL